The DNA sequence GGTGCGGTCCATGCGACGGCCTCCAGGTGACGTGGCGGTGGTGCGGCTTCCGTGAGCGTCCTGCACTTGCACTGACCAGTCAGTGCAAAAAGTATGGCGCACCCCTCCTTTGCCCCGTCGCCGGGGTCGCATGCCCAAAGTCCTTGCAGGTCAGGGCGATTGTCAGTGGGGTGCAGGACGATAAGGGCAGACGGTGGTACGGGCGTCCGGCCCGCACCGCCCCGACGGAGGAGGTTCGTCATGGCCCGCAGCAGGAGCGACGTCCGCCTTTCCCCGGGCACGGGCGTGTGGGACGTGCCCCCGCCCGCCCGCGCCACCGCCCCGCCCGCCGTCGCCGAGCACCTCGCCCAGGCCCGGCAGGCCCTGGTGGAGGCCGCCGCCCTCGACGCCCCGCACGAGCGGTTCGCCACCGCCCACCTCGCCGCACTGCGCACCGCCGCAGCCGTGCTCGCCGCGCGGGGCCGGCCGGAGACCACGGCCCGCCGGCGGCACCGGATCCGCAGCGCCTGGGAGATCCTCCCCGAGGCGGTGCCCGAACTCGCCGAGTGGAGCGCCCTCTTCGCCGCCGGCGCCGCCCGCCGGGCGCGGGCCGAGGCCGGCATAGCGTCGGCGGCGGACGAGCGGGAGGCCGACGAGCTGCTGCGCGCGGCGGCGACGTTCCTGCGGCTCGTCGAACGGGGGCTGGTCCACCAGCCCCGGCTCCCCGCACAACCGGCCCCCGGCCGCGGCGGGGTGGGGTGAGCGGCGGGTGACCGGGCCCGCCGCGGCCCGCGGAGGAGCGGAGTGCGGGCGGCCGGGACCCGGCCCATTAAGGTGGGGGCGCCGACGACCGTCATCCGCCACCGCCGTACCGGCGGTGCCGCCACCCGCGCCGAGGAGCCACCCGCCGTGTCCGAGCCTTCCCTGGGTGGGGAGACCCCATCGCGTCCCCGCGCGTCCCTGCGTACCGCCGTGGTCTGGGAGGTCCTGCGGGACGCCCTCGACCGGCGGGCCGAGGCTGATGGGGGTCTTGAGGTCCTCGACGCGGGCGGCGGCAGCGGCCAGTTCGCCGTCGAGGTGGCCCGCCTCGGCCACCGGGTCACCGTCGTCGACCCCAGCCCCAACGCGCTGTTCGCGCTGGAGCGCCGGGCCGCCGAGGCCGGCGTCGCCGACCGGGTGCGCGGCGTCCAGGGCGATACCCAGGGCCTGTTCGACGTGGTCGGCCGCGGCGCGTACGACGCCGTCCTCTGCCACGGCGTCCTGGAGTACGTGGACGACCCCGCCGAAGGCCTGCGGGCCGTCGCCGCCGCCCTGCGCCCCTCCGGCGTGCTCAGCCTGCTCGCCGCCGGCCTCGGCGGCGCGGTCCTCGCCCGCGCCCTCGCCGGCCACTTCACCGAGGCCCGGCAGGCCCTCACCGACCCTGCCGGGCACTGGGGCGCCGGCGACCCGGTGCCGCGCCGCTTCACCGCCGACCAGCTCTCGGACCTGGTCACCGGCGCCGGCCTGGACGTCACCGCCGTGCACGGCGTCCGCGTCTTCGCCGACCTCGTCCCCGGCGTTCTCGTGGACGCCCAGCCCGGTGCCCGGGACGCCCTGGCCCGGCTGGAGGCCGAGGCGGCGGCGCTCCCCGCCTTCCACGCGGTGGCCACCCAGCTCCACGTCCTGGCCGAACGGGTCTGAACCGGGGCCGCACGGGCCCGCCCGATCAGCCCGTTCGCCCCGTATGATCGGTAGACACGGTCCGGCATGACGGGTCGGCGGGCAGGGAATGAACGTCCCGACGTCTTCACCACAACACCGACCGCCACACCGGGTCCGGTGGGCGAATTGGCGCAGAGGGGCGGGTTTCACGGGGGCGATTCCCTGCCTATCCTGAAAGGGTCGCACCCCGGTCGCCCCCCGCGACCGACGAGTAGGAGGACTCCGTGCCGCTCTCGGAGCACGAGCAGCGCATGCTCGAGCAGATGGAGCGAGCGCTGTACGCCGAAGATCCCAAGTTCGCCACAG is a window from the Streptomyces mobaraensis genome containing:
- a CDS encoding methyltransferase domain-containing protein → MSEPSLGGETPSRPRASLRTAVVWEVLRDALDRRAEADGGLEVLDAGGGSGQFAVEVARLGHRVTVVDPSPNALFALERRAAEAGVADRVRGVQGDTQGLFDVVGRGAYDAVLCHGVLEYVDDPAEGLRAVAAALRPSGVLSLLAAGLGGAVLARALAGHFTEARQALTDPAGHWGAGDPVPRRFTADQLSDLVTGAGLDVTAVHGVRVFADLVPGVLVDAQPGARDALARLEAEAAALPAFHAVATQLHVLAERV
- a CDS encoding SAV_6107 family HEPN domain-containing protein — encoded protein: MARSRSDVRLSPGTGVWDVPPPARATAPPAVAEHLAQARQALVEAAALDAPHERFATAHLAALRTAAAVLAARGRPETTARRRHRIRSAWEILPEAVPELAEWSALFAAGAARRARAEAGIASAADEREADELLRAAATFLRLVERGLVHQPRLPAQPAPGRGGVG